A window of Castanea sativa cultivar Marrone di Chiusa Pesio chromosome 8, ASM4071231v1 genomic DNA:
gtatgttgaatgtacaaaattatgtacattgttagaaaatttgtatatattaaatctacaaaattgtgtacattgtttaaaaaatgtgtacgttgaatttataaaattttgtataattctttGAAATTTGTGTATATTCTTTGAAAATTGTGTGTGTTAAATGCACATAATTATGTACATTATTTGAACATTTTGTGCACATTGTTTGAAAAATGTGTGTAAAATCTTCATAATCgtgtacatttaaaaaaaaaaaaaaagtgtacataGAATGTACAAAATTGTAAACAtgctttgaaaaaatatattaaattctataaggatgtggtgtaaaactcaagttttactACTTCAATCCCAACACGCTACATAATCATATTACATATTAAAGAATAGTCACAATCGCACTCAATCAATTCCAACACCTATTTTATTTTCCAACTTAACTGTATTCttttgaaaatcaattctaatatcTATGTGTAGAATGTTGAATGTACCAAATTATATTCCTTGattgaaaaattgtgtatgtTGAATGCAAATAATTGCAAACGCAACTCCACATTAAGACCAGGGTGGTCACAAGACACCctgatttggaaaaaaattattattatatacaaatttaaaaaattttgtgaccactctaaatttttttaagcccAACATAATTAAACTTTGACAAATTTTGGCAAAAAACTTGGTTATAAACTAAGATTAAAACtccattcaatatttttttattagatgtgaattttgacaaatctaccgttgaATTAGagtttcttcttatatcctccatacttacaaaatttcaagaagatcaaagatcaattgctatgtcatcaatcaaatttttgaattttgagtttttgtagtctaaaaatatatatataaaaaataaatttatagattgaatagtaaataatattcgattgacataaaatttgacatatgttttaagaacataaaaaatatgtaattcaaaagttaaattttcaatatacGTAgtcttgttaatttttttttagtgagaattgtagttttaggctacaactaagtttgcaAACCTTGTCCTTAAACTTTGGTTCTCTTAACAATATCTTAGGTccttaaaaacataaagaaaaggCCCacgaaaaaatttatttaactaaaattttgaaagagatatGGTTTGCAGCATTGATAATATGATTATCATATAACggttttaaaataagaaaattcgtAGAAGGAAAttataaaaagtatatatttgcatgtgtttatctttatttatttatttatttatttttagtcaatatatgaagttatatttttattagattttgtataatttaagttttttaataaccatcctataaaaaattcttgaaacTGCTACTAATTATAATTggataaattcattaaaaatttttgtGTAAGATGAATGTacagaattatatatattatttgaaagaCATACTTATTTTAGAGATAGTTTTTTCTTATGGTATTCGCACATGATAATtgtattttatcatcaaaccaaaacatgACTAATTTTGTTGTGTATACCAGAATGGAACTCCAAATCTCATATAgccttaattttttcttttttgaataaaCATATTTCAACGAGTACTATctgttgttaaaaaaaaaaaaaagactatttaTCCGGGGAGAgagccaaaaaataataataataaaaaatataagaagggTGGAAGTGGAACAAAACAATACAAGAGCTTTACACACACAATAACAAGAACGACAGCGTTGTGGCGTCACTGTGTTCACTGAAGCTTCACCCTTTTCAGAACAGaagctttgagagagagagagagagagagagagagaataatgcAGTGGGTGACGAGCGCGCAAGCACAAGTGCATGTACAAGACGCATCGACAACACCGACGATGATGACGACGTCGTCTCAGCCCAGCTACCATCAGCCTACTTCCGTCGAAGAAGTCCGTACTCTCTGGATTGGCGATTTGCAGTACTGGGTCGACGAGAACTACCTCCATAATTGTTTTGCTCACACCGGCGaggtcctctctctctctctctctctctctctctatgtatttgtgtgtgtgaatttgtttatttatgtgtTATATGTGTGTCGAGTTTGGTAATTGTTTTCAAATTCAGAGACCCAATGGAAGTTTGAAAGTGAAAGTTTCGATTTTGAGTTGCTTGTTATCATCTCTGTCGATTTCCTGATGtgggtttttttgggtttctattttttttttaatgtatccATGTGTATGTGCATGTATTTGTGTGTCAAATTTGGTAATTGTCTTCAAATTCAGAGACCCAATTGAAGTGTGAAAGTGAAATTCTATTTCTTGATGTggtttttttggggtttataaTGCTGTTTTGAGTAGGTGATGTTTATGAGTGATAGTAAGTGTAAGAGTGCTCTGATTGTAGAATTTTCTCAGTGGCCTATTAGGTGTTCAATCATGCCTTGTTAAGATTGGtgtttgaattttctttttttagtgtgGAGAAGGGAGCTTCATTGTCGTGGTTGTTCAGGGTTATGTTTGAGAATTTGAGTGTTTGTAGAATATGAAACCAATTGATTAGGCTAGTCTATAAATTCATAATTGGGGTATGTGAATTATGTTTTTTAGATGAGTTGTGAATGTGTTATGGGGTGGCTTTGCTCTGCTTATAGGGTGTGTGAGCTTGATTCGAATTTGGAGTGCATCTATTCTTTGTCTGATCATGAAGAAACATTGTCAATAGAAGAAGAGAGAaggtttttttacttttatgttgTCATTGACTTAGAAGAAGGTGGGGGGGATCTTCggttaaagtttttttaaattgattatgGCTGATTGCTGCCATTTGTATTTGTATGTTATAAATATACTTAGATTCTactttttcttacaatttaaacaCCTCTATTCTGAAAACTGACGGAGTTCACAACAAGAGAGATTTGTTGGTTTGAATGATTTTGGGAATATATTGAGTGTAAAATTATGACTGGAGCTTCATCCCcatacaaaaattaataaataaattgttaggGCAAggtaaagatatatatatatatatatatatatatatattttttttttttttggctttaatGTGGAGATACCAAAATCACTATATCAAGTTGGTGCTTTCATGGCATCTAGAAGGGAGAAGAAGTATCAGAGTTTGAGTTCTTATCATACACATATGTATATTGAAGATCACTCGCATGATTCTTATTTTTGAAACATTATAAATAAGGTGATGCAGCTTGACATTTGGGTACCATTGGAGAGGGAGTCTGACGTTGGAATATTAGCTTCACATAAACTGTTCAAGATTTTGAGAGTTAGAGGCAGTTGGCTTTTGCACaatttgttcttatattctaaTTTGCCTTCCAGTAGTGGAGATGACAAGATGTGGTGGTGGAGCATGGTGACTCATGAATTTCTTATATTCTAAGTATTTGCTGGTTTTAATGTGAATTAAGCTTCATTTTGGTTAACAGTGGGTCGGTATAGCATAGTGAATTGTGAGTTGCAAACAAGAACAATGAGTCATTGTTAAACACTTGCTAAATTTCCCGCCTCCTCAGGTCTTTAAGTCTGTTAATGCTAGATTATGGGGTGTTGAACTCTGACAATGTGGTAGTTTCTCATTCAAGCTTGTAGTTCTGTGAATTGTGAGTTGCAAACATGAACAATGAGTCATTGTTAAACACCTGCTAAATTGCCTGCTTCCTCAGGTCTTTAAGTCTGTTAATGCTAGATTATGGGGTGTTTAACTCTGACAATGTGGTAGTTTCTCATTCAAGCTTGTAGTTCTGTGCTGAAACAGACgttattaactttttaaatggaCACTTCTCTCTACAGGTTATTTCAATAAAGATTATACGTAACAAGATCACTGGCCAGCCTGAGGGTTACGGGTTTGTTGAGTTTGTTTCCCATGCAGCAGCTGAAAGGATTCTGCAGTCTCACAATGGCGCTCAAATGCCTGGAACTGAACAAACTTTCAGGTTGAATTGGGCTTCTTTTGGCATAGGGGAAAGACGTCCTGACGCTGGGCCTGAACATTCTATTTTTGTGGGTGATTTAGCTCCTGATGTTACTGATTATCTGTTACAAGAGACCTTTCGTGTTAATTATCCGTCTGTTAGAGGTGCCAAGGTTGTGACTGATCCAAATACTGGACACTCAAAGGGATatggatttgtcaaattttCTGATGAGGCCGAAAGAAATCGTGCTATGACTGAAATGAATGGTTTATATTGTTCAACGAGGCCAATGCGTATTAGTGCAGCTATACCAAAGAAGATCACTGCGTTTCAACCATATGCTACACCCAAAGGTTATTTATATCTTATTAACTGTTATGGAACTAATGTCATGTTATGGACTCAGATAAGTCTTTCTTATTGTCTAGAAAAGCCATTGAGATAAGAGACTTCAAATTCCTGATTAACATTCTTTAGTCTTCATGCTGAAATTAGTTTCTGATACTGTTTTAGCCTTAATAAGAGATCTTATGCATGGACTTTTCTGACAACAGTATATTCAGTTGCAGCATATCCCACAACAGCGCCTGCTGTGCTTCCAGCAGAGTATGATGTAAATTATACTACGGTAAGTCAGACAGACTAAAGTCTTATTGTGTTCATTTATCTCatctcttattcttcttctttttatctgCTGCAGATTTTTGTTCGGAACTTGGATCCTAATGTCACAGAAGAGGAGCTAAAGCAAACCTTTTTACAGTTTGGTGAAATTGCCTACGTCAAGATTCCTGTGGGCAAAGGATGCGGTTTTGTACAGTTTGGGACAAGGTTTGTCATTTGCTTGCATGTGAAATATTTATTCGATTTTCCTGATATTTAATAGTGAATCTAAAACTTCTcccataatttttgttttggtaaaaatGTCTCATAAAGATAGTgatcattttttctcttttttccttcttccttttacCTTCTTTTAGAAAAGCATTGATTGTTGTACTAGAATGTTGACATTTTATGGCCCATACTAATTTTTGCATTGAcaaaatgaatcataaaaaaatgaaagcatggaagaatgCAAGAAAAACCTGTAGTCCAAAAAGGGCAACTCCTTATTATACAATGTTTTTGTCAAGTCTTTATATCACTTTACCTTTTTTGGTGTCCATGGGTTCctgatttcttttattataattgtCTATATAGAGCATCTGCTGAAGAAGCCATCCAAAAGATGCAGGGAAAGATGATTGGCCAACAAATTGTCCGCATTTCTTGGGGTAGGAGTCCAACAGCTAAACAGGTGATTTCTTTTAACTCATCTCTATCATATGCTCACTTTAATATAGTGATAAAGATATTGTTTTCCATTTGTGCTTCCAATGTGATGTTCTATTTCAAAGCCAGGAACACCCGATTAGACAATTGAAGTCTGATGAACCTCTGGTGGAATGGTGGTAAATTAGCTATATTTTGTCTTAGTAGTATGTATGAACAAAGAGTGAACTTGAAGGGTTTTTATCAAAGAACTCACTGACAGTCATACTGAATTTTAAACACATTGTTTTTTTGCTCACCTACCTGTTAAGGCATGGTTGATAGGTTGAGATGAACACAACATCTCTGCTCACCTACCTGTTTTGTACTTGAATTTCCTTATATACCTAATTTTCTAGATACATTAATCTAGATATGGTTACCCATTTGTATTGATACTGGAATTTTTCATTATATGGTTAACTTTCTAGATACAACAATCTAgccttacaaattttttgataCCGGCTTATTGTAGGACGTACCTGGTAGCTGGGGTCAGCAAGTAGATCCAAGTCAATGGAGTGTTTATTATGGTTATGGACAAGGCTATGATGCCTATACTTATGGGGCTACTCAGGATCCATCATTATATGCATACAACTCATATGGTGGTTACGCAAATTACCCACAGCAGGTAAATTGTTTGGACGTTAGTAACACTTGTTGGCACTGATGCTATTCCTAAGCAATCTTTATTTCGCGAGATGGATGCTGTATTAGTCAACAGAAATAGAGCCActgtttccttttttcttcGGCCTTGTGAGCAATTGTTTCTAGTATCAACTACGTAAATATCATGTGGGAATAACACATGTTGAGCACTGAATTTCTCAGTAATTTTTAGAAGATTTAATGAGACTTTTGAtattggaaaaaagaagaagttttttacTCCAAAATGGGGGTTTTCAAATGTGTGaactcatatattattattacccTTCCAACACACAACAATCGGGCTTATTTGTAGATATGAAAAGCCATGCATCATTTTTACTCTTCTACGTTTGCACCCAACAGAGAGAGCAAACATACAGAAGGTGCTTGAACTCTTCTAGATATGTTTGAGCATTGTAATTTGAAAGTTTGATTGTAATTCTCACTGAGTGCGCCCCCGGTGTActtggtttggttttcttttaataaaaatatttgtttcttttcaaaaaaaacaaaaggtgcTTGAAAATAATTCTATACCTAGATGGTTCATTTACAGGTTGAAGGTGTTCAGGACATGGCAGCTATGACAAGAGCCGTGCCTGCTATAGATCAAAGGGAGGAGTTATATGATCCCTTGGCTACACCTGATGTTGATAAGtaaactctcttcttctcaCTTCTTGCAATGTAATTTAGGACCCAAACTACCCAAGCCAtatattgatttcttttttatttgttttaaatgttGATTTCTAGGTTAAATGCTGCTTATCTCTCCATTCATGGAAGTGCCATTTTAGGACGACCCTTATGGCAGAAAACCTCATCACTCTCACAGCAAACTTAGGCATCTCCAGCATAACTTGGTTGATATTCTGTTATTGATCCATGCTTTCTGGAGCTCTACTAGATTAAAGTGTTCATGAAGTTATGCGATGAGCATGCAGTCTGGAGAAAAAGCATCAAATATATGTTTCACATTGGTACACCATGGCCACAGTTGGACTATGATATTACAATCTGGAGTAAAAACATTCAGGATGCTCTTCAGCGTACCATGCTCTAGTGGAatttaagaattttcttttcatttacgcagtttttgtaatttttttttttaaactttcatATTATGTAGGCTGTGGATGTCAATACAGGAGACTGCCCATTGGCAAAGTTTTCAAGTACAGATATACTTTGAGCCACATTTTAGACTGTTGCTTGTTGTATGTTAGCAATTGCAGATTAATCGACACCTTTTCTGCCTAAAGTTGTCCATTGTATCTTTCCAAGTAGCTAACATGTAGCTAACATGAAAATACAAGCTACGATTCCaagcttttttttaaattatacagatgcttcatatattctttttccTGGCACCTATTGCACGATTAATGTGCCATTCCCTTGTTAGAAAATTGAAAGCATCAGGTCGCAACATCATCGATAGAACAAATAATACTTGCACCATTGCAATTGCATGATTATGTATATTTGCTCTTATGGCAACCAAGTCAAAGATTTAAGTGCAAACCATAATTCCAATCCTTCTCCAAATTCAAGGTAAATCGTTATTCATTTAGTTTTTGTTGCTTTGGAAGTTGGAACTCATGCAGCTTGTAAACCAGAACTAAGGAATTTGGACAAGTTTGCATTTTGGTTGGTCAATATTCAATCTATGTATGAGGGGGAAAAAAGGAGTTGCGGAGTAACTACCAACCATCATGCTTCAGAGAACTTATAGTCAATTGGTAGAATCTCGCAAGATTATCATATTACTGAGATTTGGTAAAATAACTACAATACACCAAATCTATGCATTCCTTGCAATATGGTTGCAATGTTGGTTATGTACTTCTGTCGTTCACAAAACCATCACTAACACCGGGACTCCTAAGCCAGTGGATATAGTGCGTCTAGAACTTCAGGATTTTATTCCTATTGCCCAAAACtctaatcaaaccaaaaatttctccAGATGTCCCCTTCACGTTGTCCTTTATCAGCTCACCAAAGTAGTAATGTGGTGAGGAATGATAGGACATGTTTAAAATAGTACAGATTGACAAATGTTCCTCAGATTCTAATTTTGTACTTCTCACTTATTagggaagaaaaaagagatacaATTTAAGTTTCTTTGTCTCAAAGtttataatagaaaaacaaCAGGGCCTCAGGAACAAGATACAAGTTCTCCAAATGAACTCAAAGTTTATAATAAAGgaacaaaggaaaggaaaaatgagGTATCCATGTCTGTAAAGAACATAAATCAATGggaatttagaatttaaaaaaattgagagcaAGTAAAAATTTGTTGTTCTGAACTAAATATTGAATGTGATTGTATGAGTCTTGAATTATAGATACTTGGCCAACCAGGGAACCTCCTTGCTGTCTTTCAATGCAAATGACACATCATCGCTGCCACAGaacataataaaattattcaaattaggATACTGTCAAAACTTTCTGATACTAACTTGGATGgctaaatgaaaaattttataaatcataCATTGGCCATTATACATATCTGACATTGAAACCGGGGATTATTACCTACAACATTACattttacaacaaaatgtaGTTTTAAGAATATAGAGGATGCAGTAATGGTTATTAGCTATTACTGctgttatttgtttttataagtTGATGACAAAGTTATGGTGCTGTAATGGTAAAATCTCACGTGCCAATTGACATCGTGAGGATTTGAATTTTAGTGGCTACTTCATGAAAAAGAAGTTAAAGGGTAGAACTATATCAAGCCATCCTCCCAAGACCTCGCTTTTACCAGGGCTAGCACTGGGTAATGAATCTTTTTTATGACAAGTTATGAGGCTAGAAAGAGACTCACTCTTTTGTCTACTGTAAATGTAATAAAAATCCTAATTAACCAAGGTTCATGCCCCTGTGGTCTTCAAAACTTCTACTCAATAAATCCACACACCACGTGCACTATGGTGGCAATGGCAATCCCAATAGTAAAAACAGTGTCTAGAAGGTTAACGAATTTTTAGGGATTGGACAGAATCCTGCAGGACTAGCTTAGACATCAACAAGAACCCTGTCTTGTCCTAGTAATTTCGAAATAGagatgcaaaattttaaggacCAATTTAGGATAGACTTTGGCAAATCATTTTGGACCATTTGAGTAGACCATATTTGCTATTTACAGTCACATATACTAGTGGCTCTTGCATGTGCAAATATATAGAGAACACCAAGAGAGTCATGCTtggcattagagttcaaatacAATACACTTTGCAGTCTCCTATAGTTAAATTGCTGTAATTGAGATCAAATGCCAAAGTCAACTGGGTCCAATCAACTATGGCAGTGGGCTTGTTAATGAACTAACCTTGGAAAATTGAGCTGCAACTTTTGCAACCTGTGTTTAGAGCCTGGCTCACATACAAGAATTCTGCATTCACCAAGCTTACAGctgcagaaaaagaaaagaaaaagaaagttcaGTTTTTCACCTTAACACAGACTTTATTAGCATCAATTCAACTAAATGAGcttcatataattttataagtAACAGAAAGGGTCATCGCTAATATGGTCAGAAAATCATCCTGAAatgcaaagagaaaaaaggaagaatatGGTTTCACAAACTATCATAAAATAAAGCAGGTAGCAAAACATTTCACACATAAGGAGATGCATacataatgtgtgtgtgtgtgtatattattTTCACCACGGTTTCGATATTCCATGGCAGCAAATAGGGCTTGGACTTTATTTTTGGTCCTAAGTGCAACCCATGCCTTTGACACCCTAATAGTTCATTGAAGAAAGGCCTCTGAAGTGTATGTCAAACTGAGACCATGTCTCCCATTGAtgtctataaaataaatagtagaaaaaatcTTACCCAACTTTCAAGAGTGTGTCATATCCAGGAAATGCTTCTCCATTGCTTGTACAGAGACATGAGACCGTCATTGCCAactgcaataaaataaaatttcaagataaaTATTTATACACATGTATTCTTAACATTAAATTTCTTGCACCATTAAGAAGTTTTTTGTAGTTCTGGAGAACTAAAATTGTCCTCCTTCAGTTATTACCAGCTGAGGATTTCACTTAATATTTTCATGTTTGCAAAGTCCTCTAGCTGAGCTATAATGCAATGAAGAAGCAAAATAAAGTACAAAGAAATCTTTAAGTATTCAGCAATTAATTCCTGCCCACACTTTATGTGAAAGATTCTGGATTCAGTCCTTGCCATCTTCCATCAAGGAATCATTTGTGGGTGCCCACTGTGCAATTGGCCCGAAAAGAATTACagaaccccaaaaaaaaaaaaaaaaaacttcaagaTTTCCGCTAGTGGGCATATTTGATGAGTTAAAAAGGTTTCTTAGTTTGTAATTGACAAAACGTTTGTCAAATGCCAAAAACGCAAAGAAATCTAAATATCACCAAACCAACAAGAAAGAACACAGGGATTAAGAGAGCAGCTTAAGAAGCTGACCTTTTCAAAGGTGGTTTCACCCATTCCTGTTTTATATAGCTCATGCACCATAGCCGTCAAGAATATTTTACTTAGTTTGGAAAAACTTTTCATTAcctggaggaaaaaaaaaagattatgaaGACATATTCcaacatcaaaacaaaatagtttGTCATTGTGCAAGATGTACAATATCTGAACAGACATTCTTGTCACCCATGTAAGAATGATAATTGCTGAAGCTAGTGACTAGACACTGAATCTTGTTTGTACACAGATGTAGCAGAAAAAAACATGCAAACAGTGGCGGTTATTCAATATTTGTGCTCTCTGATAGTGTGGTCCTGTAAGAGTAGTTGTATTGTTGTGAGTTACAGGCCTTAATCAGGGAAGCACTTATATTAGCTCATAAAAACTCTGAGTGACATCATGTTTCACAGTTCCAGAACAAAAGAGTCAGCTCCCCAAATAGAATTCTGTTATCTCAACAGCTTCTTCTCTCAGCATAGTACTGTTTAGATAGTCCGTTTATCCACATATAATTTGCCTTGTAGCAGGACATAACAATCAAAATATTACATGCCTCATTTATCAATTTGATATCTTCTTCCAACATGTTTTCATTCAAACAAATGGAGTAAAAGAGTCAATAACAATTTAATCATAATTCAATGTTAACAtataaactaaattttaaacTCACCTGAATATGAGGTGCCTGGAACATTTCTTGAATGGCTGCTTCAACCTCAGCCATACCAACAAGCGATTTTCCTAGAAAGCaaagatttattcaattaaattagtgagaagaaaaaacaaatgctACTTCTCATGATGTAAGGTCTTACTTTAAGGCTACTAGTGAGGCAAGGTTCCACCTTACATTGGATGCATAATAAGGACTGATTACGAGTGATGGTTTAGATAGTTTGCCTAGTCCTAAACTCACTCTTTAGATTAGGGCCCTGGTCTAAGGATGATGATTCTGACCTATCAACATAAGTTTTATGACACAGAACAGCCCTAAGTTTCAAATTCTGTAGAACTCAACAGTgtatgacatttaaaaaaaaaaaagaaaaaaaaaagaaaaaaagaaaaagcaagacTGCAAAACATACTTTAATGTTTTTGTCATTATTTTGAAGAAATACAATGTGGTGACATGTTCCTATGTAGCAAAAAAGGGTTTGCAACTTTTTGCAGCATTTCTTTGAAGTGAAATGCAAAATTTAACACCAAACATCATGAGGCCTTTTTCTACAAGTGTGTTTATGAGTCCTTGGCCTTCATAGCTTTTAACCATAAacattctttttattcttttttttttattcattattttccAGCTTCTAGGCAATTGATAGTTAAAATAAGCATATTTCAGTTGTTATGCCTGCATGATTCACTAAAAGGCTGTAACAAGAATAAGTTAGACAAACACCATTGAGCAGTGAATAATATATCGTGGGTGAAAGTACCATATAACATTTCAAATATCACCATtatgttcaaaaaaataaagatatcaaCCTGGACCGAGCTGAAAGCATGCAATCATTTGAATAGCTGCAAATGTTGCAAacatgggtttaaaaaaaattaaattaaattaaggaTGTGATACCCCGTTGTCCCCGTCACAGGGCGGTCCTAGGCACACCCTTCTTCACACAGATTTACTAGTCCAATCAAATACTgaatatttaaaatatctaggcaaaagaagaaaaaaggggaaaaagagaggaatttatttataaaaatatgaaatcaaATAGAGATACATATATGTGCCCTAAATAATTTCAACACCAGACATATCAGATGTGGTATAATATTTTACATGCGTGCATGGACACAACggatacaaaaacaaaacattaacCAACGAATAAAAGTACAACCAAGTTTCCACTTCTCAAGGGATCTtccactgattttttttttcattgtttcaaTATGTGAATAAATTAATGTGCACATACCTGAACAAACAGACTTAGGAGCTGATTTTAGTCTCTTGATATgataatcttttatttctgcCGCACGCCTGCATATCTCTAGTGCACGTCGTGCATCTCCTGATATTGCTGCAACCTAAAGGTATGTACAGAATGTTAATATTGAgtttgaaaaattggaaaaaaaaaaaaaattcagattggAGTGTTTATCACGTGCAACCAATTTAGCAGATGAGAAATTATAGAGGCAATCAAGTTTCATgatgaaaaaaagagaaaaatgctgACCTTTCTTGAAGCAAATTCTATAGCTTGTTTTTCAAATGCATCGATTCCTTTAAGGCGACTTGAAATAATTTCTTGAAGTTGCTGATAATTATAAGGGCCAAAGCAAAGCCTTTGCATACC
This region includes:
- the LOC142608032 gene encoding polyadenylate-binding protein RBP47B' isoform X1, which translates into the protein MQWVTSAQAQVHVQDASTTPTMMTTSSQPSYHQPTSVEEVRTLWIGDLQYWVDENYLHNCFAHTGEVISIKIIRNKITGQPEGYGFVEFVSHAAAERILQSHNGAQMPGTEQTFRLNWASFGIGERRPDAGPEHSIFVGDLAPDVTDYLLQETFRVNYPSVRGAKVVTDPNTGHSKGYGFVKFSDEAERNRAMTEMNGLYCSTRPMRISAAIPKKITAFQPYATPKVYSVAAYPTTAPAVLPAEYDVNYTTIFVRNLDPNVTEEELKQTFLQFGEIAYVKIPVGKGCGFVQFGTRASAEEAIQKMQGKMIGQQIVRISWGRSPTAKQDVPGSWGQQVDPSQWSVYYGYGQGYDAYTYGATQDPSLYAYNSYGGYANYPQQVEGVQDMAAMTRAVPAIDQREELYDPLATPDVDKLNAAYLSIHGSAILGRPLWQKTSSLSQQT
- the LOC142608032 gene encoding polyadenylate-binding protein RBP47B' isoform X2; protein product: MQWVTSAQAQVHVQDASTTPTMMTTSSQPSYHQPTSVEEVRTLWIGDLQYWVDENYLHNCFAHTGEVISIKIIRNKITGQPEGYGFVEFVSHAAAERILQSHNGAQMPGTEQTFRLNWASFGIGERRPDAGPEHSIFVGDLAPDVTDYLLQETFRVNYPSVRGAKVVTDPNTGHSKGYGFVKFSDEAERNRAMTEMNGLYCSTRPMRISAAIPKKITAFQPYATPKVAAYPTTAPAVLPAEYDVNYTTIFVRNLDPNVTEEELKQTFLQFGEIAYVKIPVGKGCGFVQFGTRASAEEAIQKMQGKMIGQQIVRISWGRSPTAKQDVPGSWGQQVDPSQWSVYYGYGQGYDAYTYGATQDPSLYAYNSYGGYANYPQQVEGVQDMAAMTRAVPAIDQREELYDPLATPDVDKLNAAYLSIHGSAILGRPLWQKTSSLSQQT
- the LOC142608032 gene encoding polyadenylate-binding protein RBP47B' isoform X3, giving the protein MQWVTSAQAQVHVQDASTTPTMMTTSSQPSYHQPTSVEEVRTLWIGDLQYWVDENYLHNCFAHTGEVISIKIIRNKITGQPEGYGFVEFVSHAAAERILQSHNGAQMPGTEQTFRLNWASFGIGERRPDAGPEHSIFVGDLAPDVTDYLLQETFRVNYPSVRGAKVVTDPNTGHSKGYGFVKFSDEAERNRAMTEMNGLYCSTRPMRISAAIPKKITAFQPYATPKAYPTTAPAVLPAEYDVNYTTIFVRNLDPNVTEEELKQTFLQFGEIAYVKIPVGKGCGFVQFGTRASAEEAIQKMQGKMIGQQIVRISWGRSPTAKQDVPGSWGQQVDPSQWSVYYGYGQGYDAYTYGATQDPSLYAYNSYGGYANYPQQVEGVQDMAAMTRAVPAIDQREELYDPLATPDVDKLNAAYLSIHGSAILGRPLWQKTSSLSQQT